The Cytophagia bacterium CHB2 nucleotide sequence ACATCCCAACTAAAATAGATCTTTTGGCCGTCGGGACTGAACACCGCGTCGCGCGCGTCAGTGGGCTTGCCGCCCGATGATTCGCCATTGGTGGAATGCTGCAAGTTGACCGGAGTGATTTCACCGCTTGCCACATCGTAAAGCCGCAAACTGCGGCCGCGCGCATGCGAATAGGAGTACAAGATCTGCCGGCCATCCGGCGACCATTGCGGCGTGTAGGCTTGTTCCTGCGTCTTGTGTGAGGTGATGATTTTGAGTTGATTGGCGGCAATATCGTATAGCGCAATGTTTTGCGCACCATCGCCATTCAACACACAGGCAAGCGTTTTGCCGTCAGGCGACCAACTCGGGCTGTGCGCGCGCGCCGCATGCGTCAGGCGCTTTTCTTTCTTATTTTTGATGTCGTAGAGATACAAATCATACACGACAGAGTGATGCGGATTTTTTTCAGATTTGCGCGAGTAGGCAAGCTGGGCGCCGTCGGGCGACCAGGAGAAGGCGTAATGCACGCCGGCTTTGATCAATTTATCCTTGCCACCCACGCCTTCACGCAACACCAACGAGGTTTGGCCCAAATAATCCGCGCCGGCATTGCTGAGATAAGCCAACTTGCCGCCGTCCGGCGACCAGCGCGGATAAAAATTGCCGGAGCCTTTGGCCTGCACCAATTCACCGGTAACCGCATGCGCTTGAATCTCGCGCAATTGCTGCGCGTACGCTTCCTGCAAATGATTTTTCCACTCGTCATAAATTTGCCCGCCGCTTTTGCCGGTGGCTTTTTTGATGGCGCTATCGAACGAAAAACGCAACGGGCTGCGCATGTTAGCGGCAATCTGCTGCAAGGAAGCCTCGCCGTAATTTCGCGCAATGTAACTCGACAACGAATAGCCCTGATTGTAAACCCGCTCGCTGCCGATGCTGTTTTTGCCGAAGGCGTTCATCTCGGAATAGGTCAGCATCTTGTTCTCCACCACCGCCGTGCGCAGCAGCATGTCGCGATGCGAATCCCACAAATCATATTCCAATTCGGGGCGCTGATGCTGTGCCACGCCCTCCGCGAACCAGGGCGGCATCACGGTGAACGGCAGCGGGTACGAGAGAATGCGATTGGGATAGCCGTACAGCACATCCGGGCGTTTCTCGTCTTCGTAACCGAGCCACTGCACATAAGCCGCCGGGATGTGCCGCGTGATTTTGCGCGCCGCGCCCAGCGAAATCATGTGCGTGTATTCGTGCGTGATGACATTGCGCAGCCAACTGTGCGTGCCGCGCAACTCAAAATCCATCGCGCTCGCCCAAATTTCCACTTTGTTGTCAAGATAATAGGCCGAGCCGTTGGAAAAATCGTCGTAGTCGATGATGATGAAATGAACCTTGCCCTTCGGTTCATAGCCGTAAAGCGAGGTGATGGGTTTGTAAATGTCTTCAGCAATTTTGGCGGTGAGCTTGCCGGTTTGCTCGGCGCCCTCGTGAAAATGCACGAAGAAGTGTTCGGTTTCGATGGTGTTCCACTTCAGCTCGGGATGCGTCCAGCGCGGCTCGTCCTGGGCGTGAGCAAAGGTTGCGAACACAGCCAGAACGGCTACCGCAGCAATGGCGCAATAGTATTGCAAACGATTCACGGCAGTCGCCTCATGATAAGATCTGAATCCGCAATATTTCCAAAACGACTCGTTTCCATATCTGTGATCTGCAGCTCCAACATTATTTCACCACCGCAATCTTGATAATCTTCATCACCTTTTCGGAGTCGCCCTGGGCTTCGATCTTCGCCAGATACACACCGCTTTGCACGCCGTTGAGCTGCCATTCCACCTCGTTGTCGGCCTGCGCTAGTCCCGGGCCTTCGAATTCCGTCACCAAATCACCGGCAGTATCGAAAATCGAAATTTTCACTTTCGCTGCACTATTCAGGCGATAGCGAATGCGCGTGGAGCCCTCGCGCGCCGGGTTGGGATAGTTGTAAACCGACTGCTCCGGCATCAGCTTGCCGTCTGCAATCACCGGGGTTTCGCGCGCCGGGTTGAAACTGGTTTGTGCGGCATCACGATGATACATCGGCCAGTTCGCTTGTAAGCTACTTTCGGGCAAGCGCCACACATGCACAAAGCCAGTCCCCGAAACGCCAACAAGTTCGAACTTGCCGTCATTGTCGAGATCACCAGCCGCCAGAGAACCGTGGCCCGGGCCCGGCATGGCCAACGGGAAGCCTTCGATCAATGAGCCGTTGCCATGAAAAGCGTAAACATTGCCATCGACGCCAGGCACAAGCACGTCCTGGCTGCCATCGCCGTCAACGTCAGCGAGGATCGGCGTCATGGTATTAGTGATACCATTGCCACTTTGGGAAGCTGAACCGACTTTCACGGGAAAATTCTCCGTGAGCACGCCGTTGTAATTCACCGCCAACAGTTGGTTGGCCGCAGCCAGCACAACTTCCTTGCGGCCGTCACGATTGATGTCACCAATTGCCAGCCCGCCAATCGCAGCACCAAAATCAAGCACAAGCTGTTCGGCGCCTTGATTGATCGGAAAAAACAATCGGCCGTCTTGCTCCGCAACCAAACCTTCGATCTGGCCATCATTATCGATATCAGCAATGGCAAATGCGCCGTTGGGCGCCGGGCCGCGAGAGAGCGGCAACGGTGGGTTACTGAAAACTGCAACGCCCTCCTCGCTCAAGATAGCCAAACCATTATCCAAGGCCACCAACAAGCCGTTCGCCAGCAAAGAAAGGCCCCGCACCGGCTGTTGCAGCGCGGTTTGCCAACGTAAATCACCGGCGCCGGTAAATGAGAAAACCGCGCCGCCTTCATTGCCGCAAAAAATATTCTTGGTCTCGACACGAACAACGACGTTTGACTGCGTTGTGCCAATCTCAGACTGCCAGGTCAAATCAGCACGGCCATTGCCATCGTCATCCGTGGCCTGCCAAATTTGAAGTTTCCCTTCTTTCAACAAGGCAATGACTTCCGCGCGGCCGTCGGCAACGACATCAGCAAGCGCGGGCGGGGAAGCCAAGGGCCCGCCATCAACAAATGTTGCGCGTGGAATCTGCGCCGTCAAACCGTTGGGTTGGGTGATGGTCGCGACCTCACTGTTGGCGATGACTTTGCTGCCGTCTGCCTGCCAGGCAAATATTTCACCGGAAATCGTGGCGGTGACAATGTCTGCTTTGCCATCGCCGGTGAGATCCGCCAGCATGGGTGAAAGCAGCACAGCCGCACTGCCGCCGGCAAATTGCGGAAAATTCGGCACGGCAAACTGATTGCGCACGGAGAACGTCATCACCGGCGCAATATCGGAAAAATTTGTGATCACAATGCCGGTGTTCGAGCCGTTGTTCGCAGCAGTGCTCGGAATGGTTTTGGGGCCAAAACTCACCGGCTCATCAGGCCGCAGAAATTCTGTGATGACGGGATTCTCCGACCACCAGGCGTCTTCGGGCAAACCAAGTTCACTGCCGGAACCGGGATCGAGAAAACCATAAAAACGGCCTATGTCCTGCGCGCCGTCCGCTTCTTCGAGATCGACGCCGCGGTGATCGGCATCGGCATTGACGCGGTTGCTGGCGTAATTCGCGCGAATGATGTTTTCATCAATATGCCAAATCAAAATGCCAGGACCGGGCAGCGCGCGGTTGTTTTGATCGACAGTGTACGGCAAACCGAAATCGTACTCATCGACTTGCGTGATCACACTGATGGCCTGCTCCGCAGCAAAATCATTCTCGCGAAATTGAATGCGCACGCCGTTGACGTCGCGACCAGAGGCAATGCGGTCGCCGTTGATGTCGCGTGAGCGGTTTTCCAGCAGAAAGTATTCGCTATCCGTAATCGGAATTTTGTAAATCTTGTTGGGATTGTTGGCCAGCGCAGCGGCGATCTCAAAATTCTCGCCGCTGGTGATGACGATCGGCTCTTCCCAGCCGAGAAAAACTTTGGACCAGGCCTCAGGTTGCGCCGGGATCAAACCTTGATAGTTGTTCGAGCCTTGATCCATCAATCCAAATTGCCCAATGCCGGAGGCGCCGGTTTCGGTATTGAATAGATTGGGCAAACCGAGCTGATAGCCAAACATCAACGTCGAGGTGCCGAGCAAGCCGAACTCGATGAGGCCGCTGCCGGCAATCTCGCGCGATTGGGTTTCGGGAAGGATGATACCGTCTTCGATGAAGAACGCGCCGTTTTGCACTGCGATGCCGCGATAACCCGGATCATTGTTGCCCAAGTCTTTGCGCAAATCATTCAGGTTCAAAAACGCGCTGGGAATGTCGTTGGGCGTCTCGTCGATTTCTTCTGCAAAGTCTTCGCCGATACCCGCATGAAAAATGATGAAGCTGTCGAATTGCGAAAAATCCACGCCGCCTGCAGCGTCAGCAGCGCCGATCGCATCGCGCAACAGCTCGGCCAAGCGCTGGTCGCGCTCGGCGCTGTCACGGCCGGGGCCGTAATATCTCATGTCTTGCGGCAGGCGATAGCCGGCATTTTCATCATTCGGCAAAACTTGAAAGTTCAGGACGACTTTACCGTTCGAGACGCTTTTGTAGTAATTTGCCAGGGCCGTCAGTTGCGCTGCGAAATAGGCGCGATTGTGCGGCGGCGGATCAATAGTGATCTCAGGATTGGCCGCGAGCATGAACAGGCCATTGCCAGTGGTTTCTTCAAGAGAGTCCGGTTGAAACTCAGCGCGCAAGGCGAGAATATTGAGCGTATCTACTGCCACAGGGTGCGACAAGCGACTGTGCAATCGGAGAGAAGGTTGATTTAAACGATACTCTGCACTGAGTCGTTTAATAGTGGATTGCAGCTCGGTGTGGCGTAGATTCGAGGCCGGAGAATTTTCAAGCGAAAACAAAAAAATTGTGAGTGTAAGCCAGGCGCGAAATGTCATAAAATATCATCTTGAAAGAAAAGGACGCTAGAACTGACGAACTTTGCGAAGGTTTCAATGCCTTCGCAAAGTTCGTCTTCGATTACTTCAAGGCGGCTGACGTTAATCCATTTTCAACATTTAGAAGCGTTAACTAATACGGAGGCCCTTCGACAGTAAAAACTTTGACGTTCGAAAACGGTGAGTCCCCACCCGCGTTATACGCCTTTACTTTGTAATAGGCATAACGCTTGTTACCGGACCCGGAATACAGGTTTTCACCAGTATCAACAAAGGACGTTGAAGATATCGTGTCGATATGATAGTACTGCGAGCCATCACCGCTTTTGTAGATTTTGTAACCCGTGGCGCCGCTAACGGCACTCCAGTAGATCTTCGGGTGATTATTCTCGACATCGTGATTTATTGATGGTGCGGCGGGAGGAGGAGGAGGTACATATACAACATGAAAAGGCACATATGATTGGTTATCCAAATCTCCGACGGGATATCCCCAATGATTGGTTACATAAACATGAAAATTGTGATCGCCAAATGGGAGCGAAAAATAGCCAGAGATTACCCGTCCGGTGTAACCGGTGTAGAACTGGTCGTGCACAATTGTACCATTTAAATAGATCTTAATAGTCGAACCCAAAACCCACATATTGGTAACTTCTAGACGAAAATAAACTGAGACGGGAGTTGTGCTTGATGTGAACGTCTGGTCGTAGGACGGGTTGGTGACGCTGGATTCAGGAGGATAGTAGTAATTTACCTTTTGCGGATTATTTTCCCCGTCAACGTGAGTCTTTGGAGATTCCGAAGGCGCAGGTGAATCTTCAAAGCTTAAGATTCCTTCGCTTTCGTACTGAGGAGTTGGTTCGCTTGGAATCTGCTTTGAACAACCATAAGCTAAAAATCCAGCGAGAGCGAAAAGTGCTGCTGATTTGAGAACGTAACGCATAATAAATCCCATTTCATTGAATTAAAAAATCAGACTTAAACGTCAATCGTCTATTCGGATATTATACTTCTCTTGCTTCTAAATTCTCTGCAAAATCCCACAAGGTTAAACAACTCGTAGATGCCGCAGTTTGCGGTGATAGTTGAGGTGTAATGAAGTCAGGCCTTGCCTGTAATCTATTTCCAACGCTACTTTACAAAGCCTGACTTCACGCAAAGATCAGCTACGCCTAGTGAATAAACTGCCACACATCACAACTCGATGGCCAAGGAGAGCCTCATGGTTTCGCTGAGAGGATGGCCTTCGCCTGCTGAAATGTATCCAAAATCCAACTTCAAACTGGAATACTTCAACCCGGCGCCAAAAGTTGTGTACTTGGCGCGTCCGGTTTTATCATAATGATAACCAATGCGCAGCGCCATGAGATTATTATACCAATACTCAGCCCCGGCATTATAGATGAAATGCTTCAGCTCTTCCTTGAAAGACTCGTCGGACAAGGCGAGGAACATCCCGGGAATAACCGAACGCGCCTGGCCTTCGTCATCAAAAGCAATTAGCAGTCTATTGACTTCAGTCGAGAATACCAGACTGTTATATTCCTGCTTAATGAGTTGATAGCTCACGCCAAGCCGCAGGTTGGTGGGCAACGGATCGGCTTGTGCGGCATCGATGTAGCTGATCTTAGGGCCGATGTTGGTCACGTTCACGCCCATATTGAAACGGTCGAATAAAAGATTCCTGTGTAAGTAGCCCAAATCCACTGCAAAGGCCGTAGCGCGTCCGTCGCCTTGTTCGGCGCCTGCGCCTTGGGGCGCCAGGTTGCTGTAGATGAATTTGAGCGTCACGCCGGCGGAATTGTTGGCACCGAGCTTGGCGGCATACGAACCGGCCAGCGCCAACTCATAGCTGCTGAACTCACCCAGGGGCTCCGGCCCCTCTTCACCGGTAATAATTTGATTGCCGAGATTTATGAATGTTAACGACACGCCGGCAGTGCCACTATTTCCCATCGGTCGCACCATAGTGGCATAGTCGTAATACAAGTCGCTGGCCAGTTGCGGCAGCCAATTGGAGTGCATCAGCGCGATCTGGGTTTTCTCGAGAAACGCCATGCCCGCCGGATTCCAGTAGGTGGCGGTGGCGTCATCGGCGATTGAAACAAAAGACTCGCCCATGCCTGCCGCACGCGCACCGGGTGCGATCAACAAGAACAACGCGCCGCTGCTGCCCGGGCCTTGCGCCAGCGCCGCGGTGGCCCGCAACATCAGCGCGCACAAACTAAGAAGAGCCAGAATTTTTTTCATGGTTGGAATCTCCTAAACTTGAAATGAAGATGAAACGATTATGCTTGCGCCATAAACAAAAAAACCGAAAACGCTAGGCGTGCTGACGCAGCCTTCAGGGTGTTTCGCTGGGCTCTGCCGCAGATTTTAAACAGGCGGCTTTGAGTCCTTCACCCTGCGTTTCGGTTCTGACAACCTATCACCGAACACTCGCTACGTCGGGATACAAAAATCTTCCACAAAAATTTGATTTTTTGACCATCGATCCCGTAGCGAATGCGATATAGGCTTACTCCAAAATTTTGATGTTGCAAAGTCTTATTTATGAACGGCGCAAAAGTAGATATTTGGCTGATGAGAGTCAAGCGCTTTTTTGCCTTTAACCGGCAGATTTTCCCGCCGGTCTTGAGGCGATTTTGCCGTCCAGCTCTAATACGCCAGACGCGCTCAACCGGATTGCCTGCGTGCGAATCTTTTTGATCAACTCAGTATACCGCCCATTTCACGCCAATGCAGATTTACCGCCGCGCGAAACTCCTCTTAGGTGATCAAATTACCAACCCCGCCTTCGACAGGCACGCCTTCGACAAGCTGGCTTCGACAAGCTGGCTTCGACAAGCTGGCTTCGACAAGCTGGCTTCGACAAGCTGGCTTCGACAAGCTGGCTTCGACAAGCTCAGCCAGCGCATCGCGGCGCCTGAGCTCGATCGGCTGAGCTCGTCGAAGCCTGTCGAAACCAGCAACCCTCAAGAGGCGACCTTCTCATAGTCCGCCGCCGAGAGCAACGCAGCTTGCTCGCCGGCATTGGAGATTTTGAGTTTGATCAACCAACCGGCGCCATAGCAATCCTGGTTGATTGACTCCGGCTTGTCGGCAAGCGCGGTGTTGACTTCCGTCACAGTGCCGCTCAGCGGAGCGAACAGATCCGAAACGGCTTTGACCGCTTCAATGGTGCCGAACGGTTGCATCTGCTTGGTCTCCGCGCCGGCAGCCGGCAGCTCAACAAAGACGATGTCGCCTAATTGGCCCTGGGCATAATCGGTAATGCCGATGGTCGCGACCTCGCCTTCAATCTTAACCCATTCATGCTCTTTGGTATAAAGGAGATTGGCCGGGATGTTCATGATTGTTCCTCCTCATCATCTCGTCCGGTTTTGCGGACATGGTAGAATGAACTTCAGTCAGTCGTTATGAAATAACCATGCAGGCTTTGACAGGCTCAGCCGGCGACTGGCTCAACAACCGCGGCAAGCTCAACCTGCGGCTGGGTTCGAATTCATCGGTGTGCGCTTGAAAAAATGCTCCACAAATTTGA carries:
- the porV gene encoding type IX secretion system outer membrane channel protein PorV, yielding MKKILALLSLCALMLRATAALAQGPGSSGALFLLIAPGARAAGMGESFVSIADDATATYWNPAGMAFLEKTQIALMHSNWLPQLASDLYYDYATMVRPMGNSGTAGVSLTFINLGNQIITGEEGPEPLGEFSSYELALAGSYAAKLGANNSAGVTLKFIYSNLAPQGAGAEQGDGRATAFAVDLGYLHRNLLFDRFNMGVNVTNIGPKISYIDAAQADPLPTNLRLGVSYQLIKQEYNSLVFSTEVNRLLIAFDDEGQARSVIPGMFLALSDESFKEELKHFIYNAGAEYWYNNLMALRIGYHYDKTGRAKYTTFGAGLKYSSLKLDFGYISAGEGHPLSETMRLSLAIEL
- a CDS encoding T9SS type A sorting domain-containing protein, with translation MTFRAWLTLTIFLFSLENSPASNLRHTELQSTIKRLSAEYRLNQPSLRLHSRLSHPVAVDTLNILALRAEFQPDSLEETTGNGLFMLAANPEITIDPPPHNRAYFAAQLTALANYYKSVSNGKVVLNFQVLPNDENAGYRLPQDMRYYGPGRDSAERDQRLAELLRDAIGAADAAGGVDFSQFDSFIIFHAGIGEDFAEEIDETPNDIPSAFLNLNDLRKDLGNNDPGYRGIAVQNGAFFIEDGIILPETQSREIAGSGLIEFGLLGTSTLMFGYQLGLPNLFNTETGASGIGQFGLMDQGSNNYQGLIPAQPEAWSKVFLGWEEPIVITSGENFEIAAALANNPNKIYKIPITDSEYFLLENRSRDINGDRIASGRDVNGVRIQFRENDFAAEQAISVITQVDEYDFGLPYTVDQNNRALPGPGILIWHIDENIIRANYASNRVNADADHRGVDLEEADGAQDIGRFYGFLDPGSGSELGLPEDAWWSENPVITEFLRPDEPVSFGPKTIPSTAANNGSNTGIVITNFSDIAPVMTFSVRNQFAVPNFPQFAGGSAAVLLSPMLADLTGDGKADIVTATISGEIFAWQADGSKVIANSEVATITQPNGLTAQIPRATFVDGGPLASPPALADVVADGRAEVIALLKEGKLQIWQATDDDGNGRADLTWQSEIGTTQSNVVVRVETKNIFCGNEGGAVFSFTGAGDLRWQTALQQPVRGLSLLANGLLVALDNGLAILSEEGVAVFSNPPLPLSRGPAPNGAFAIADIDNDGQIEGLVAEQDGRLFFPINQGAEQLVLDFGAAIGGLAIGDINRDGRKEVVLAAANQLLAVNYNGVLTENFPVKVGSASQSGNGITNTMTPILADVDGDGSQDVLVPGVDGNVYAFHGNGSLIEGFPLAMPGPGHGSLAAGDLDNDGKFELVGVSGTGFVHVWRLPESSLQANWPMYHRDAAQTSFNPARETPVIADGKLMPEQSVYNYPNPAREGSTRIRYRLNSAAKVKISIFDTAGDLVTEFEGPGLAQADNEVEWQLNGVQSGVYLAKIEAQGDSEKVMKIIKIAVVK
- the gcvH gene encoding glycine cleavage system protein GcvH gives rise to the protein MNIPANLLYTKEHEWVKIEGEVATIGITDYAQGQLGDIVFVELPAAGAETKQMQPFGTIEAVKAVSDLFAPLSGTVTEVNTALADKPESINQDCYGAGWLIKLKISNAGEQAALLSAADYEKVAS